A window from Betta splendens chromosome 1, fBetSpl5.4, whole genome shotgun sequence encodes these proteins:
- the LOC114866974 gene encoding UTP--glucose-1-phosphate uridylyltransferase-like isoform X1: MSLLIADLTRGRMTEFQEKLRQQHEDSMHRELEALLGTATEPDAQISKKDFDGFKKLFHRFLQVKGPSVDWAKISRPPEDSIQPYEKIKAKGLPDDITASLNKLAVVKLNGGLGTSMGCKGPKSLISVRSENTFLDLTVQQIEHLNKSFNADVPLVLMNSFNTDEDTKKILQKYKHHQVKIHTFNQSRYPRINRESLLPIAKHMGVSGDNAEAWYPPGHGDIYASFHNSGLLDKLIAEGKEYIFVSNIDNLGATVDLFILHHLMSQPAERRCEFVMEVTDKTRADVKGGTLIQYEDHLRLLEIAQVPKAHVDEFKSVTKFKIFNTNNLWISLLAMKRLQENNTMDLEIIVNPKTLDGGLNVIQLETAVGAAIKSFKNAMGVNVPRSRFLPVKTSSDLLLVMSNLYSLDAGSLTMSKRREFPTTPHVKLGSSFTKVQDFLTRFENIPDMLELDHLTVSGDVTFGKNVSLKGTVIIIANHGDRIDIPAGAMLENKIVSGNLRILDH, encoded by the exons ATGTCTTTGCTCATAGCCG ACCTGACCAGAGGAAGGATGACTGAGTTCCAGGAGAAGCTCCGGCAGCAGCACGAGGACTCGATGCACCGAGAGCTGGAGGCTCTGCTCGGTACCGCCACCGAGCCCGACGCCCAG ATCTCCAAAAAAGATTTTGATGGCTTCAAGAAGCTGTTCCACAGATTCCTGCAGGTCAAAGGACCTTCGGTGGACTGGGCCAAGATCAGCCGGCCGCCAGAGGACTCG ATCCAGCCCTATGAGAAGATCAAGGCCAAGGGGCTCCCAGACGACATCACCGCCAGCCTCAACAAGCTGGCGGTGGTCAAACTGAACGGGGGTCTGGGCACCAGCATGGGCTGCAAAGGCCCCAAGAGCCTGATCAGCGTCCGCAGCGAGAACACCTTCCTGGACCTGACGGTGCAGCAGATCGAG CATCTCAACAAAAGCTTCAACGCAGACGTGCCGCTCGTCCTCATGAACTCGTTCAACACAGACGAAGACACAAAGAAGATCCTGCAGAAGTACAAGCACCACCAGGTCAAGATCCACACCTTCAACCAGAGCAG GTACCCGAGGATCAACCGGGAGTCTTTGCTGCCGATCGCCAAACACATGGGTGTGAGCGGCGACAACGCAGAGGCCTGGTACCCACCGGGTCATGGAGACATTTACGCCAGCTTCCACAACTCGGGGCTGCTGGACAAGCTCATCGCAGAGGGGAAGGAGTACATCTTCGTGTCCAACATCGACAACCTGGGCGCCACCGTGGACCTGTTCATCCTCCACCACCTGATGAGTCAGCCGGCCGAGCGGCGCTGCGAGTTCGTCATGGAGGTCACGGACAAGACCAGAGCCGACGTCAAG GGCGGCACCCTGATCCAGTACGAGGACCACCTGAGGCTGCTGGAGATCGCCCAGGTCCCGAAGGCCCACGTCGACGAGTTCAAGTCTGTCACTAAGTTCAAGATATTCAACACCAACAACCTGTGGATCTCTCTGCTCGCTatgaaaaggctgcaggagaacaaCACCATGGACCTGGAGATCATCGTCAACCCAAAG ACGCTGGACGGCGGCCTGAACGTCATCCAGCTGGAGACGGCCGTCGGCGCCGCCATCAAGAGCTTCAAGAACGCCATGGGCGTGAACGTGCCACGCAGCCGCTTCCTGCCCGTCAAGACGTCGTCGGACCTGCTCCTGGTGATGTCCAACCTGTACAGCCTGGACGCCGGCTCGCTCACCATGAGCAAGAGGAGGGAGTTCCCCACCACGCCGCACGTCAAGCTGGGCAGCTCCTTCACCAAG GTTCAGGACTTTCTGACCAGGTTTGAAAACATCCCCGACATGTTGGAGCTCGATCATCTCACCGTGTCTGGAGACGTCACCTTTGGAAAGAACGTCTCTCTGAAG GGAACTGTCATCATTATAGCAAATCACGGAGACCGGATCGATATTCCCGCCGGAGCCATGCTGGAGAACAAGATAGTTTCAGGAAACCTGCGGATCCTTGACCACTAA
- the LOC114866974 gene encoding UTP--glucose-1-phosphate uridylyltransferase-like isoform X2, with translation MTEFQEKLRQQHEDSMHRELEALLGTATEPDAQISKKDFDGFKKLFHRFLQVKGPSVDWAKISRPPEDSIQPYEKIKAKGLPDDITASLNKLAVVKLNGGLGTSMGCKGPKSLISVRSENTFLDLTVQQIEHLNKSFNADVPLVLMNSFNTDEDTKKILQKYKHHQVKIHTFNQSRYPRINRESLLPIAKHMGVSGDNAEAWYPPGHGDIYASFHNSGLLDKLIAEGKEYIFVSNIDNLGATVDLFILHHLMSQPAERRCEFVMEVTDKTRADVKGGTLIQYEDHLRLLEIAQVPKAHVDEFKSVTKFKIFNTNNLWISLLAMKRLQENNTMDLEIIVNPKTLDGGLNVIQLETAVGAAIKSFKNAMGVNVPRSRFLPVKTSSDLLLVMSNLYSLDAGSLTMSKRREFPTTPHVKLGSSFTKVQDFLTRFENIPDMLELDHLTVSGDVTFGKNVSLKGTVIIIANHGDRIDIPAGAMLENKIVSGNLRILDH, from the exons ATGACTGAGTTCCAGGAGAAGCTCCGGCAGCAGCACGAGGACTCGATGCACCGAGAGCTGGAGGCTCTGCTCGGTACCGCCACCGAGCCCGACGCCCAG ATCTCCAAAAAAGATTTTGATGGCTTCAAGAAGCTGTTCCACAGATTCCTGCAGGTCAAAGGACCTTCGGTGGACTGGGCCAAGATCAGCCGGCCGCCAGAGGACTCG ATCCAGCCCTATGAGAAGATCAAGGCCAAGGGGCTCCCAGACGACATCACCGCCAGCCTCAACAAGCTGGCGGTGGTCAAACTGAACGGGGGTCTGGGCACCAGCATGGGCTGCAAAGGCCCCAAGAGCCTGATCAGCGTCCGCAGCGAGAACACCTTCCTGGACCTGACGGTGCAGCAGATCGAG CATCTCAACAAAAGCTTCAACGCAGACGTGCCGCTCGTCCTCATGAACTCGTTCAACACAGACGAAGACACAAAGAAGATCCTGCAGAAGTACAAGCACCACCAGGTCAAGATCCACACCTTCAACCAGAGCAG GTACCCGAGGATCAACCGGGAGTCTTTGCTGCCGATCGCCAAACACATGGGTGTGAGCGGCGACAACGCAGAGGCCTGGTACCCACCGGGTCATGGAGACATTTACGCCAGCTTCCACAACTCGGGGCTGCTGGACAAGCTCATCGCAGAGGGGAAGGAGTACATCTTCGTGTCCAACATCGACAACCTGGGCGCCACCGTGGACCTGTTCATCCTCCACCACCTGATGAGTCAGCCGGCCGAGCGGCGCTGCGAGTTCGTCATGGAGGTCACGGACAAGACCAGAGCCGACGTCAAG GGCGGCACCCTGATCCAGTACGAGGACCACCTGAGGCTGCTGGAGATCGCCCAGGTCCCGAAGGCCCACGTCGACGAGTTCAAGTCTGTCACTAAGTTCAAGATATTCAACACCAACAACCTGTGGATCTCTCTGCTCGCTatgaaaaggctgcaggagaacaaCACCATGGACCTGGAGATCATCGTCAACCCAAAG ACGCTGGACGGCGGCCTGAACGTCATCCAGCTGGAGACGGCCGTCGGCGCCGCCATCAAGAGCTTCAAGAACGCCATGGGCGTGAACGTGCCACGCAGCCGCTTCCTGCCCGTCAAGACGTCGTCGGACCTGCTCCTGGTGATGTCCAACCTGTACAGCCTGGACGCCGGCTCGCTCACCATGAGCAAGAGGAGGGAGTTCCCCACCACGCCGCACGTCAAGCTGGGCAGCTCCTTCACCAAG GTTCAGGACTTTCTGACCAGGTTTGAAAACATCCCCGACATGTTGGAGCTCGATCATCTCACCGTGTCTGGAGACGTCACCTTTGGAAAGAACGTCTCTCTGAAG GGAACTGTCATCATTATAGCAAATCACGGAGACCGGATCGATATTCCCGCCGGAGCCATGCTGGAGAACAAGATAGTTTCAGGAAACCTGCGGATCCTTGACCACTAA
- the LOC114853185 gene encoding malate dehydrogenase, cytoplasmic isoform X2: MAEPIRVVITGAAGQIAYSLLYSIAKGDVFGKDQPIVLILLDIPPMLPVLDGVVMELQDCALPLLREVIPTDKVEVGFKDIDAAILVGSMPRKEGMERKDLLKANVAIFKTQGAALDKYAKKTVKVLVVGNPANTNCLIASKSAPSIPKENFSCLTRLDHNRACSQVAMRCNVSSDAVKNVIIWGNHSSTQYPDVHHAKVKVQDSELPAYDVVKDDAWLRGPFISTVQQRGAAVIKARKLSSAMSAAKAICDHMRDIWFGTKEGEFISMGVYAAGNSYGVPQDLMYSFPVCIKNKMWKIVDGLPINDFSQAKMDATAAELVEERDTALDFLSQ; the protein is encoded by the exons ATG GCTGAACCAATTCGAGTCGTGATCACCGGCGCCGCTGGTCAGATCGCCTACTCTCTGCTGTACAGCATCGCCAAGGGAGACGTGTTTGGGAAGGACCAG CCAATCGTCCTGATCCTCCTGGATATCCCGCCCATGCTGCCGGTGCTGGATGGAGTCGTCATGGAGCTGCAGGACTGTGCCCTCCCACTGCTGAGGG AGGTCATCCCCACTGACAAGGTTGAGGTCGGCTTCAAGGACATTGATGCCGCCATCTTGGTGGGCTCCATGCCCAGGAAGGAGGGCATGGAGAGGAAAGATCTGCTGAAGGCCAATGTGGCCATCTTCAAGACCCAGGGAGCCGCGCTGGACAAGTACGCCAAGAAGACTGTGAAG GTTCTGGTGGTTGGAAATCCAGCAAACACCAACTGTCTGATCGCCTCCAAGTCTGCTCCGTCCATCCCCAAAGAGAACTTCTCCTGCCTGACCCGACTGGACCACAATAGAGCCTGCTCCCAG GTGGCGATGCGCTGCAACGTGTCCTCAGACGCTGTGAAGAACGTCATCATCTGGGGGAACCACTCCTCCACCCAGTACCCAGACGTCCACCATGCCAAGGTCAAGGTCCAGGACAGCGAGTTGCCTGCATACGACGTTGTCAAGGACGACGCCTGGCTCAGGGGACCTTTCATCTCC ACGGTGCAGCAGCGTGGGGCAGCTGTCATCAAGGCCAGGAAGCTGTCCAGCGCCATGTCTGCAGCCAAAGCCATCTGCGACCACATGAGGGACATCTGGTTTGGCACCAAGGAG GGTGAGTTCATCTCTATGGGTGTGTATGCTGCTGGAAACTCCTATGGTGTTCCACAGGACCTCATGTACTCCTTCCCTGTTTGTATTAAG AACAAGATGTGGAAGATCGTTGACGGGCTCCCCATCAATGACTTCTCCCAGGCCAAGATGGACGCCACGGCAGccgagctggtggaggagcgggACACCGCCCTGGACTTCCTGTCCCAGTGA
- the LOC114853185 gene encoding malate dehydrogenase, cytoplasmic isoform X1, which produces MLTLLTSMYLVVRAVSSQAEPIRVVITGAAGQIAYSLLYSIAKGDVFGKDQPIVLILLDIPPMLPVLDGVVMELQDCALPLLREVIPTDKVEVGFKDIDAAILVGSMPRKEGMERKDLLKANVAIFKTQGAALDKYAKKTVKVLVVGNPANTNCLIASKSAPSIPKENFSCLTRLDHNRACSQVAMRCNVSSDAVKNVIIWGNHSSTQYPDVHHAKVKVQDSELPAYDVVKDDAWLRGPFISTVQQRGAAVIKARKLSSAMSAAKAICDHMRDIWFGTKEGEFISMGVYAAGNSYGVPQDLMYSFPVCIKNKMWKIVDGLPINDFSQAKMDATAAELVEERDTALDFLSQ; this is translated from the exons ATGCTGACGCTGCTGACATCCATGTATCTGGTGGTGCGGGCGGTTTCCTCGCAG GCTGAACCAATTCGAGTCGTGATCACCGGCGCCGCTGGTCAGATCGCCTACTCTCTGCTGTACAGCATCGCCAAGGGAGACGTGTTTGGGAAGGACCAG CCAATCGTCCTGATCCTCCTGGATATCCCGCCCATGCTGCCGGTGCTGGATGGAGTCGTCATGGAGCTGCAGGACTGTGCCCTCCCACTGCTGAGGG AGGTCATCCCCACTGACAAGGTTGAGGTCGGCTTCAAGGACATTGATGCCGCCATCTTGGTGGGCTCCATGCCCAGGAAGGAGGGCATGGAGAGGAAAGATCTGCTGAAGGCCAATGTGGCCATCTTCAAGACCCAGGGAGCCGCGCTGGACAAGTACGCCAAGAAGACTGTGAAG GTTCTGGTGGTTGGAAATCCAGCAAACACCAACTGTCTGATCGCCTCCAAGTCTGCTCCGTCCATCCCCAAAGAGAACTTCTCCTGCCTGACCCGACTGGACCACAATAGAGCCTGCTCCCAG GTGGCGATGCGCTGCAACGTGTCCTCAGACGCTGTGAAGAACGTCATCATCTGGGGGAACCACTCCTCCACCCAGTACCCAGACGTCCACCATGCCAAGGTCAAGGTCCAGGACAGCGAGTTGCCTGCATACGACGTTGTCAAGGACGACGCCTGGCTCAGGGGACCTTTCATCTCC ACGGTGCAGCAGCGTGGGGCAGCTGTCATCAAGGCCAGGAAGCTGTCCAGCGCCATGTCTGCAGCCAAAGCCATCTGCGACCACATGAGGGACATCTGGTTTGGCACCAAGGAG GGTGAGTTCATCTCTATGGGTGTGTATGCTGCTGGAAACTCCTATGGTGTTCCACAGGACCTCATGTACTCCTTCCCTGTTTGTATTAAG AACAAGATGTGGAAGATCGTTGACGGGCTCCCCATCAATGACTTCTCCCAGGCCAAGATGGACGCCACGGCAGccgagctggtggaggagcgggACACCGCCCTGGACTTCCTGTCCCAGTGA